CGCCTTAGAGACATTGCGATGCACTATATCGCCAATGGTGACCAGGTTGTGCGCGCTCACTACAACAAATTTGCCGTAGGCAATAAAGAATTTCGGTGGCTGATTTTTCTCGACCGTCTCCAAGAAGGAGTCGATCGCCTGCTGCAGATTACCCATGTGCGTCGATATTTGCACGGCATAGTAGCATACCAATTTCTTATCCTTAACCGTTAGCTCGGGCTTCTTCGTGTTCGCGTTCGTTGTTGGCGCATTGGACGCAGCCATAACAGTGGTTTCTGCCGCTTTTATGACCGTAtcgaaatttttcttcaagttgGCCGGTATTGCCTCGCGCAGCGCCGAGTTCTTACGCGCTGCCGCATCTTTCGACTCGAAGGAAACATAATCATAGTCTTCCACCCACTCTGAACTGCCGCGATTGGGTGTTTGTGGCGCTGGTGTTGTGCCAGGGCACTTCGCGCTCTCCTCCTCATCGGCGCCGCACTCGCTTAGACTACGTTTGAACAGCAGCGATGCGTTGCCGTGTATGAAAGAGGTGGTTTGGCGCACATCTTCGGTCAGCGTTTGCGCGCACGCAATCAGCTGATCGAGACTATCGGGCGGTTTGTTGTTGGTCTTGAATTTCTCTTCGCTGCGCATCAGCTGCTCAATGGCCCAACCCTGCGCGTCCAGCGTCTCTGTGGTGTCGTGTATCAGCTTGTCGGCATCCCGTAGCGCGCGCACATGCGGTCGCAGCTTCAGCGCCAAATTGCGATCTTCCGAGCGTGTTGCGTTGCCCAGCGCGCCCTCGCCGAACTCGCTGAGATCGTGCAGCGCGGTGCGCAAACGCACCGCCGTCAATTTGACATCCATCAGCACGGGTTCGAGTTTGTCGCGCTGACGCCAACTCGGCGTGACGAAGGAGAGcaatctgaaaaatattagcATTATTAAAACATGCCGCATGCGGTCTCAAAAACTCTTGCACTACTCACTTTGTGATTGCGGTCTTGGCCTCGAATTGCAATTTATCCAGCGTGTACAGCGCCGAGGACAACTCCAACGGCAGCTCCTTGCTGGCCGCTGCGGCCATTAGCGTGGCGTTGGGCGATGATTTCTCCGCCAGCGGCGTACTCAGATTCGACGGCAATGGAAAGTCGTATGCAGCACCGTTCACGCTTTGCGTCGGCGTTTGGCGTTGTTGCAGCAaaagctgctgttgctgttgtacgGCGCGCACCGGCAATGGATTGCGACGCGGCACATCATAGTCGGGCATATTCGCCAGCGACGAGCGATTCGACGATGAGAAGGACAAACTCAAGCTGTCGCTGGTGAGCAACGAAGAGTTCGAGCTGCTCGGCGTCAAagtgtgctgctgctgctgtataAGCGTGTTCAGTGGACGCGGCACATCGTAGGACTCCTCTTGTATGGGTGTCGAGCAGCCCTTCATGCTGTGCAGCGTCGTGTCGCCGAAGCGCAGTTGTGTTGGTGTTCGACACACATTCTTGGGGCAATCGTAATTGACTGGTGTGGCCGGTTTTGGTGTATCGTACGTCTCGAACTCGCTGCCGTTACCGCTGCCATTAGACGCCGTCGCCGACATCATGCCGATATTCTGATATATGCTTTGGTTGCtatatagttgttgttgctgctgctgttgtaacTGTTGACTTGGCTGACTGTGCCGACTGTAAGGGGTTGCTGCTGCCGCACAGTTGTAGATGTAAACATCACCGTAACGCTGCGGGGTTATTACCTGGTGAAGGAGAAGCAGAACGGAAAGTAAAAGTGTTAATTATGTTAACggaaatatattgtatttgtaatagACAACcggatatatacacatatacatacataagagatgcataaaaagtgcatgcCACACAAACATTGACCGACTCGCACGCTCACCTACTCAGGCGCCACATCCGCTGTGTATCCTTATCCCATAAATGACGGGCACGTAGAAGAAGGCAAGGCGTAGCAGCGTAAAAAACAACTCTTCTTATCGATTTTCTAcactcacccacacacacatacactacaACCGATTCAAGGTGCCATACATACTCGCACAAACTTCAAAGGACAACGTAAACGCTCGCTTTTCCAGCTTACCTCAAAGAGTTACATAATTTCCGTCTAACGCATtatcaaaattacaaaagtacaaaatatcttataaaaaatgctaCACTTAAAACTAAACCGCTGCCATTTTAGCTgtgaaaaaaccaaaattctctACAATTTTGCTGCTTTTCCGAGCGCCTTTCGTCTGCAACCACGAACAGCAACGCGCCCCAATCACTACTGTCGCACTGCTAGTCCGCAAGCAAATAACAGTCAAGTCCATAACTGTCGTTTCGGCGCATGCGCTACTTTCAAGGCGCTGCTAGATGGCGCTGCGCCCATTAGCTGCTGAATATTTGTTGCGCTCGGTGCAAGGACCTGCCTGCACTCCACAACATACAGTTATGTTTTGTGTTGCAATAACAGCGCGCCATTCATGTCACTGCCAAGGTGAGGCAAGTGTATGGCCCTCCCGGCCGGTTAATACCGTTGGTTTGCCTACTTGGCGGCTTTTAAGACACACATTGCCTTTGCCATAAAGTCACGTCGAGGCGTAGCCAAACGCTTTGTGCCGTGGAGCGCTGTGGCGCAACAAAGGTGCATAAAGTCATGCAACAGTGGGAGGTGGCATTCAGTGCATTCAAGCGTGTTCTTGTGCTTTGGTAGGTGCTGCAGGATGTGCTCCAAATGTGTGTGTTTCCTTAAAAGCGTATAAATCACTTTGTTTCTGATTGTGGCTGAGCATGCTAAGtgctttttaattattgttatcTATAGCtgtttttaaagcaaattacttcttttttttcaattccatttAAGCTATTGTGCTGAAAACGTGTTTGTTGAAAATGCGCACACGCTGAAAACTTTAACGATTTTTGAAAGTCTGTCGTTGGGttctttgattttgctttttttcatcGGAAGACTTTTCTTTCTCAGATGagaaatttggaaaatacaAATGGTATTGTACTTAACTTGCTCTCAAAATTTAGTAGCCTAGCTCCTGCCATTATCATCTCTGAACAAAATTAGATGGGGTgcaacttaaaaataatttgagtaaTAGAAGATTGGTGTGATGACTAAATGTTGATCGAAGATAACAACGAGCTTCGACCACCTGTTCAGTCATCATTTTGCTAAGGGTTTGTTCTTAGATTagattaggttaatctggtaatgcgggacaagtgcacaagagatgttccattgtttcctggtgccctgctctagacattttatgcagtcttcttcttctttatgcATTTAGCACGTCTTCtctttcttcttattttttgtgtgaaaaattaccAATCCtgcaaatatatgtagatttttTCGGAATGCTTCAAGAATGTTACTTGAACTTCTGACTGAAAACACGAGGCGTTCCATCTTTAGATACTGTCAGGTTCACTTTGGAGTCCGATTGGTTTCGATATTATCAATAGCAGTGAAAATTGATTGATCTATAACTTTttggcgaaaaaaatcaatattggTGAAGTACAATTTCAGATTTTATCTGAACCCTTCAAGTCGGCGTTTTTTTGCGACTGAATTGAGACGAGTTATAAACAGCCCCTAAAAAGTGAGGTTTAcagcaattttattaagattaaaGCTTGGTGAATAAAAAGCAATAATCAAATAAGCGAAGTATTTCAGAAAAGTAGGGTTAGTTTTCATAATATGACCAAATGCAGACAAatcgagcttttttcgggctcGCAAAGTAAGGCTGTAAATCTTCAAGCTTAATTTTTTACGATTGAAGCGTTAGAAATCTACAATACTGATTAAAATAGTAAGATTAGTTATAGAATGCTCAAAAGAAGTACAAGTATATACGAAATGAGGttagtttcaaaaaattgagATTAGTTTCCAAAAAaggtatatttttacatttatatttgtttttttaatttatttttattttttattttattattactatttttatttttttttttattttacaacttcttttatttatttttctatttgttttttttattattttgtttgaagCTACTTAGTTTCcaaataagttaattttttttatttttgaaattatttttgtttttaatgtaatttattatttttttttttttgtatttgttattttattatttttgtatttttttattttattattttctattttatttttttgttggtattttaatacttcttttatttttttctgttttgataTAAGGTTTGTTTCAGAAAATTGAGGTTGggtttcaaacatttttaattttttatatgtttgcatttgtttttttttttaatttatttttattttatttaatttatttttatttttttttttcttaaaattattattttctttcattttttttggttttattttatttttttaattttttttttaaatcttttttccAATTCTCATGTCTTGTgataaaattaaacacaaaatacAGTTTAATTCCTCTCATTAGGGTgaatacatacagacaaaatattttgtcttcctaaaaaaaattcataattttattttatacaattgtGAATTTCGTGATCGTGATCAATTATGGATATATTAGTACCAAAAAAGGAATATATTACTTGTGTTACCTGACaccatttgtatgtaaatatgcgtagatatgtacatatctaagcGAACATATTGCACTTATTCACTTTAGTAGACCACAAACTCGAGTGGCAGCACCCCTTTGCACTCACCCTTCTGCATTGGCATTCGGTCAATACTTGTAGTTTCGTTCGGCAATAATTGACGCGTAACACGAGTCAAATTTCCACTCCCCACagactttcttttcatttcgaAATACGCTTGGCAaaaggaaattattattttcgtactaccacacatatatatgtacgtgcaacatgcaacaaacAGCTAGAAATTTCAATGCAACATGCAGATGCTCGCATCTAACAGCTGCTAAGAGCTAAGCATACAAATCTATCGACTCATTTCcgatacacatgcacatatttgTGGAGCGCACAGGGGTAACTGTAAAAGGTAAAAGCGTAAAATTGGAAAAAGAGGAAAGTGGCCGCAGGCGATTGCAGTTTTTGTTTGGTTCCCTGTTTGCCTCCGTCTGCCTGCCTGCCGGTCGAAAGGCAAACAACCATTTGAAGATCAATAGAATTCGATAAAATTCCTGCAATGATGCAATGCAAACGACATCGGCACACAAGTGAAGGACCGGCTAATGAAACTGGGGTGAGAAAGCAAAAAGCGAAATGTGTTGACGCAATTCGAGGGGTAAATAGAGAGGTTAGAACAATAAGCGAATTAATTGCCGACTTCAAAGTAAAGAAAGCCAACATTAAGTAGCTCGCTTGCAAAGTAAActgcacaaaaaaattttttgttggcaTATGTGAAGGGCCACAGCTGCAAAATAtggtttttgacattttttttgtcataGCGGTTTTAATTAACAATGGTTGATATATCAAATCCCTTTTAAATCGTTTTTGGGAAAAAAGAAAGTCAATTAAAAATTCGAATTTATATGAaaggatattttttttacttttggttTTAAGATGAGTCTTCTATGGTTTTCTGACACAGATAAGTCTCATCctatattttgttattactaGAAGCTCTCACATTTAACCCTGGTAATATTTTATTGGTTGGGCTTAATATAACCTACtccataataatatattattccATAAAACTGTGAAGACCAAGTTGTTTCATAGTGGTATATACCAGAGTATATCAATGCTTTTATAACTGAGTCTCTTTCAACAACCTAGGACCATATTTCGCCCGATAAATTTCGAACTTACCCACCTCAAAACTACCGGTTTAACCTCATTTCTTAagctatatttttcacttttaatttataaattaaatactgACTGATATTATTTACTCAAGGTATAATTTCAGAAACTAAACCTTAACAATCCTTAAAGTGTGTGAGAAATGAACcactgcatatttttttttattgaaactatAAGTTTTTGCTATCACAACTTATGCTAAAGAAAGACTAGACGTATAAACTCTTCAGCATGCCAGAACCAGCTTATTTTACTAAACTCTCCGATCTAACATATTCCAGCTCAACAGTATTCTTTTACATTGAATCTAGGGCCCAGTGTCGTAGTACGTCGCATTCTCGGTTACTTCTAGAGAAAAATCTCTCAGTAAATCCTGTTAGAtcataattaaaaatagaaatagcTACCGCTGTCTTTTGTATTCGCAATTTGAGAAATCTTTTCGATCTAAAAAGTGTGTCGACTGGTGGTGCTGTGGTTACTTAGGTTATATTTCCGTGCATTAAGGCGGTTAAAAGTAATTATTTCACACCGTTTTGTGACGGCCGACGAAGCATGAGTCCTTTGGTATACACTCGAAATCAAGAAATAGTCGAAACGAAGTGAACTTCACCCAGCGAAACTGCACGGAAGAATGCGTAGTCTGTCCTATTAGCCCGAAAGAGGGTCAGTCGCCGTTTTTTTGGATTCAGAAAAAATGATCTGCATGGGCTGCCTGGAAAAGGGCAAATGGTTCTGATTTGCCGAAGTTTGCCGAGTGCCGAGTTCTACAGAATTGTAGAAAAAACGGTGTCGATTTGCGAAAAAAGTGCTTTTCCATCATGACGTTGCATCGGCTCACAGCCTCACCGTCGTGCCTgccaaatttgttaaattagTGCGAATCTCCGATTAAAGTATCGGAAGAATTTTGATAAGGatgggttgttgttgttgttgtggttaggTTAATCTAGTAGGCCAATAAGGCACACATAGACCAGCTTAGTCCTTTGTGATAACAGATGGAGTCCAGAGCAGGAGATAACATTCCTGAATTTAATTGGAGGAATGCTGCCGGTTTGACAGTCCTTAGCCGGATAAAATCCGGCCCACTCCGGTCCctcaacagggtatattaagtttgcctcgAAGCAACGCTGAAGCTGGAAACGTCCGAGAAcccataaagtatatatgtatataaatgttgaTTAAGGGAAGCTGTCCATTTGCCTGTCAGCATATATACggactagtccctcagttttttgagatattgaatgTATATAAATGGTATTGTAGCTCCGGTGTCGCCGAAgtttacgttttttcttgttttttaaacaagttGCGTCTTATGTCTTCTTGTAGAACTATAAATCGAAAACTTCAAAAgagaatttttaaacaatatatgaaatatctttatgGAAAGCTTTAGATATTCTTCGTTCATACAACTACTCTTTTGTGAACTCTTCTACTTTATTATAGGAGGAGAAACGTTAAACTATACTTGGACATGATGCAATTTTCCGATCGAATTGTTCAACCTTGCTTTCTTCACACCATTCTAATGGTTATTAAGCTTAGAAGCatgtgtatacacatacatacatagatatattgaTAAATAGAATGAAGACGACACAAGATACAATTACTCTAATGTAGTTTTCAATTTGTGCCACATCGAACGATAGGTCTTACTCACGCCCATATCTATCAAAATcgtacaataataacaattaacaaCCGCTATGCATCAAAAGGTGAACAATCGATTTCATTGTTTTACCAAttccacaaacatacata
This genomic stretch from Bactrocera dorsalis isolate Fly_Bdor chromosome 5, ASM2337382v1, whole genome shotgun sequence harbors:
- the LOC105223623 gene encoding breast cancer anti-estrogen resistance protein 1 isoform X1, with translation MLDASYLQDYDVPRPQAIKIQKKLYAKAIYDNIADSPDELAFKKGDVLTVIEQDTDGLKGWWLCCLRGREGLCPGNRLRILNSYDSGCYSLSPPPSPCPSLAPSLLTLNSNSTACYDHLSINSSGGTISSSGSSSHHASHANAHNGVGLRDNQQTHLLTQQQRQGTRRSWHVSPNKVITPQRYGDVYIYNCAAAATPYSRHSQPSQQLQQQQQQQLYSNQSIYQNIGMMSATASNGSGNGSEFETYDTPKPATPVNYDCPKNVCRTPTQLRFGDTTLHSMKGCSTPIQEESYDVPRPLNTLIQQQQHTLTPSSSNSSLLTSDSLSLSFSSSNRSSLANMPDYDVPRRNPLPVRAVQQQQQLLLQQRQTPTQSVNGAAYDFPLPSNLSTPLAEKSSPNATLMAAAASKELPLELSSALYTLDKLQFEAKTAITKLLSFVTPSWRQRDKLEPVLMDVKLTAVRLRTALHDLSEFGEGALGNATRSEDRNLALKLRPHVRALRDADKLIHDTTETLDAQGWAIEQLMRSEEKFKTNNKPPDSLDQLIACAQTLTEDVRQTTSFIHGNASLLFKRSLSECGADEEESAKCPGTTPAPQTPNRGSSEWVEDYDYVSFESKDAAARKNSALREAIPANLKKNFDTVIKAAETTVMAASNAPTTNANTKKPELTVKDKKLVCYYAVQISTHMGNLQQAIDSFLETVEKNQPPKFFIAYGKFVVVSAHNLVTIGDIVHRNVSKAELREKILRCTDALSEALKTCVQKSKKAAAQFPSVTAVQEMVDSVVDISHLAADLKVAMLQAVQLSL
- the LOC105223623 gene encoding breast cancer anti-estrogen resistance protein 1 isoform X2, whose protein sequence is MMSATASNGSGNGSEFETYDTPKPATPVNYDCPKNVCRTPTQLRFGDTTLHSMKGCSTPIQEESYDVPRPLNTLIQQQQHTLTPSSSNSSLLTSDSLSLSFSSSNRSSLANMPDYDVPRRNPLPVRAVQQQQQLLLQQRQTPTQSVNGAAYDFPLPSNLSTPLAEKSSPNATLMAAAASKELPLELSSALYTLDKLQFEAKTAITKLLSFVTPSWRQRDKLEPVLMDVKLTAVRLRTALHDLSEFGEGALGNATRSEDRNLALKLRPHVRALRDADKLIHDTTETLDAQGWAIEQLMRSEEKFKTNNKPPDSLDQLIACAQTLTEDVRQTTSFIHGNASLLFKRSLSECGADEEESAKCPGTTPAPQTPNRGSSEWVEDYDYVSFESKDAAARKNSALREAIPANLKKNFDTVIKAAETTVMAASNAPTTNANTKKPELTVKDKKLVCYYAVQISTHMGNLQQAIDSFLETVEKNQPPKFFIAYGKFVVVSAHNLVTIGDIVHRNVSKAELREKILRCTDALSEALKTCVQKSKKAAAQFPSVTAVQEMVDSVVDISHLAADLKVAMLQAVQLSL